The following are encoded in a window of Dysidea avara chromosome 4, odDysAvar1.4, whole genome shotgun sequence genomic DNA:
- the LOC136254242 gene encoding uncharacterized protein has product MNTTAYHPQCNGLVERFNCTLKAMLRKQAVTYGAQWDKFLPGVLWAYRNTPHDTTGEKPSFLLIGVDCRTPTEAALLPPTSSDPISDFADYRQELVHTLSSARLEAATNLSNAQQRYKSQHDKNVHTIDLKIGDWVLVYFLKEDSGKNRKLSRPWHGPYRVIEKRDPYVTLCKVYFPEHGNIQVHQQRIQLCPFQFPAGYYWYGAKAVGPGHPPKWVDWMLGAHGPFHDMVQMVDPLTETLDETNHASDIAGNEDMSTVIVQDDGSGHEDDDGVQQHELVNTLNTTDQTTPIGVQPEWTRTRTILPPLRYRT; this is encoded by the coding sequence ATGAATACAACTGCTTACCACCCGCAGTGTAATGGCCTCGTTGAGAGATTCAACTGCACATTGAAAGCAATGCTACGCAAACAAGCAGTCACATATGGTGCACAGTGGGACAAATTCCTCCCAGGTGTGTTGTGGGCATATAGAAATACCCCTCACGACACCACCGGGGAGAAGCCATCTTTCCTTCTAATTGGTGTTGATTGCCGTACTCCAACTGAGGCAGCATTACTTCCACCAACCAGTTCAGATCCTATTAGCGACTTTGCCGACTACAGACAGGAACTAGTCCACACTCTTTCCTCAGCTAGACTGGAAGCAGCTACAAATCTTAGCAATGCTCAACAACGATACAAGAGCCAACATGACAAGAATGTTCACACCATTGACCTTAAGATTGGCGATTGGGTTTTAGTGTACTTTCTGAAAGAGGACTCTGGAAAGAATCGCAAGTTATCTCGCCCATGGCATGGGCCTTACCGTGTAATTGAGAAACGAGATCCTTATGTCACTTTATGCAAAGTGTACTTTCCTGAGCATGGCAACATCCAAGTGCACCAGCAGCGTATTCAACTGTGCCCTTTTCAATTTCCAGCAGGATATTATTGGTACGGTGCAAAGGCTGTAGGGCCTGGACATCCCCCAAAATGGGTTGATTGGATGTTAGGAGCACATGGACCATTCCATGATATGGTACAAATGGTGGACCCCTTAACTGAGACACTAGATGAGACAAACCATGCAAGTGATATTGCAGGTAATGAAGATATGTCAACTGTAATAGTTCAGGATGATGGGTCAGGtcatgaagatgatgatgggGTGCAGCAGCATGAGCTAGTTAACACTTTAAATACAACAGACCAAACTACACCAATAGGTGTTCAACCAGAATGGACCAGGACCAGAACCATTCTCCCTCCCCTGAGATACAGAACATGA